A window from Drosophila yakuba strain Tai18E2 chromosome 3L, Prin_Dyak_Tai18E2_2.1, whole genome shotgun sequence encodes these proteins:
- the LOC6534593 gene encoding uncharacterized protein LOC6534593 isoform X2 — MAVRRHLLLILLLILQLIATTPASRSLSVNGNNIWRRVRLVTSQESDRNAYQVLKPSSRNATSTTTTTTTTTSTTTSTTTPAAPQSQRSAKQMDLNFPGGNVSSAARLEMSTEFFVVPTLSASSSSTTTSTTTPATPRRSSGAKARAAGTTGRVTPGSSSNSTPPSIVSTHLPFAGLRKEPWVVPVLVLATLTMLMMAAFEIFVLFKAWRTSPSRRHLFLGQMLLLGLFACASLGAIITAQPSLISCGAIRFGVGVSYALVFAALLVKCVFLISLNGGVYLPAPYQGLLLLFALLIQVAIGGQWLLTQPPEVYTTSVPVMGSGFLSTTVASQTNYSALFYPTSYTTLDGTPEIYTRIAAVSTVLIPLCKTQFTELLFSLIYIVFLIVFIAVLAIKSRGIRDNYREATYIGLAIGGAIPIWLGWMLCGLAVAERHKDACVAFGLVATSATVFLVMFMPKGRQLAAMGKEGLYVEDREEQFSSLSRAGSGYSPSFFHFKPIKYGVMSGCGLPNSASNTGQGLSSKHCSSANNGGGMFIRPDETNLYTTLEPTLSSNPNVYFQRSGAVHPGILY; from the coding sequence ATGGCCGTTAGACGCCACCTGctgctgatcctgctgctgatCCTGCAGCTGATCGCCACCACGCCGGCGTCGCGCAGCCTCAGCGTTAATGGCAACAACATTTGGCGGCGGGTGCGCCTGGTGACCAGCCAGGAATCCGATCGTAACGCCTATCAGGTGCTCAAGCCGAGTAGCCGTAAtgccaccagcaccaccactaccaccactaCTACTACAAGTACCACCACTAGTACCACTACTCCGGCAGCTCCTCAGTCCCAGCGATCTGCCAAACAAATGGATCTCAATTTTCCGGGTGGCAATGTCTCCAGTGCTGCCCGTCTCGAAATGTCCACGGAATTCTTTGTGGTGCCCACACTATCGGCCAGTAGTTCTAGCACCACCACGTCCACCACCACACCAGCCACGCCCCGTCGGAGTTCGGGGGCGAAGGCGCGAGCTGCCGGCACCACTGGACGGGTGACTCCCGGGAGCAGCTCCAACAGCACGCCTCCCAGCATAGTGTCCACCCACTTGCCCTTCGCAGGCTTACGCAAGGAGCCGTGGGTGGTCCCGGTGCTAGTCCTGGCCACCCTCACCATGCTGATGATGGCAGCCTTTGAGATCTTTGTGCTCTTCAAGGCCTGGCGGACGTCGCCGTCGCGAAGACACCTTTTTCTGGGCCAGATGCTGCTCCTCGGCCTTTTCGCCTGCGCTAGTTTAGGGGCCATCATCACCGCTCAGCCCTCCTTGATCAGTTGCGGGGCCATCCGCTTCGGAGTGGGTGTGTCCTACGCCCTGGTCTTTGCCGCCCTGCTGGTCAAGTGCGTATTTCTGATTAGTCTGAATGGAGGGGTGTATCTGCCGGCTCCATACCAGGGATTGCTACTCCTCTTTGCGCTGCTCATTCAGGTGGCGATCGGAGGTCAGTGGCTGCTCACTCAACCACCGGAGGTGTATACCACCAGTGTGCCTGTGATGGGCAGTGGCTTCCTCAGCACCACGGTGGCCTCACAGACCAACTACTCGGCACTGTTTTACCCCACGTCCTACACCACGCTGGACGGCACTCCGGAGATCTACACCAGGATAGCGGCGGTCAGCACCGTGCTAATACCACTCTGCAAGACCCAGTTCACGGAGCTGCTCTTCTCGCTGATCTACATTGTCTTTCTGATCGTCTTCATCGCCGTGCTGGCCATCAAGTCGCGCGGCATCCGGGACAACTACCGTGAGGCCACCTACATTGGGCTGGCCATCGGGGGAGCCATCCCCATCTGGCTGGGATGGATGCTATGCGGGCTGGCCGTGGCCGAGCGGCATAAGGACGCTTGCGTGGCCTTCGGCCTGGTAGCCACTTCCGCCACGGTCTTCCTGGTGATGTTCATGCCTAAGGGCAGACAACTGGCGGCCATGGGCAAGGAGGGCCTCTACGTGGAGGACCGCGAGGAGCAGTTCAGTTCCTTGAGCCGCGCCGGATCAGGCTACTCGCCCTCGTTCTTCCACTTCAAGCCCATCAAGTACGGCGTGATGAGTGGTTGCGGACTGCCCAACTCTGCATCCAACACGGGCCAGGGACTCAGCTCCAAACACTGCTCCAGTGCCAACAATGGAGGTG